One Pseudonocardia abyssalis DNA segment encodes these proteins:
- a CDS encoding dihydrolipoyl dehydrogenase family protein has protein sequence MTGFDVVVIGAGAVGENAAGYAAQAGLSVAMVESELVGGECSYWACMPSKALLRTGHAAAALRRLPGTTASFDPQAVLDRRDSFTHDWDDASQVQWAEGAGITLLRGYARITGERAIEIDGQAHTARHAVVVCTGSTPVTPPVDGIDTVRTWGSRDATSAKEIPARLGVLGGGVIGCELAQAFQRLGSQVVLVQHGSSLLASMEPFAGERVAAALREEGVDLRMDASLDAVSASGDAIALHVGGEEIVVDEFLVATGRRPNTADVGVETVGLEAGEPLDVDDSGLVRGVDGGWLYAAGDVTGRAPLTHQGKYAARIVGAVIGAKAAGKPVDPTPWGEYCATADHVAVPQVVFTDPEVASVGRTEAQAREAGLDIRVVDIPIAVGGSSLQADGYDGAARMIVDERRGVLVGVTFVGQDVAELIHAATVAVVGEVPLHRLWHAVPAYPTMSEVWLRLLEAYRG, from the coding sequence GTGACCGGGTTCGACGTCGTCGTCATCGGGGCCGGGGCGGTCGGCGAGAACGCCGCGGGCTACGCCGCGCAGGCCGGGCTGTCGGTCGCGATGGTGGAGTCCGAGCTGGTGGGCGGGGAGTGCTCGTACTGGGCGTGCATGCCGTCGAAGGCGCTGCTGCGCACCGGGCACGCCGCCGCCGCGCTGCGCCGCCTGCCCGGCACGACGGCCTCGTTCGACCCGCAGGCGGTGCTCGACCGCCGCGACTCCTTCACCCACGACTGGGACGACGCGAGCCAGGTCCAGTGGGCCGAAGGCGCGGGAATCACGCTGCTGCGCGGGTACGCGCGGATCACCGGCGAGCGCGCGATCGAGATCGACGGGCAGGCGCACACCGCGCGGCACGCCGTCGTCGTCTGCACCGGCAGCACGCCGGTCACGCCCCCGGTCGACGGCATCGACACCGTCCGCACCTGGGGCTCCCGCGACGCCACCTCGGCGAAGGAGATCCCGGCCCGGCTCGGCGTGCTCGGCGGCGGCGTCATCGGCTGCGAGCTGGCCCAGGCGTTCCAGCGGCTCGGTTCGCAGGTCGTGCTCGTACAGCACGGGTCGTCGCTGCTCGCGTCGATGGAGCCGTTCGCGGGGGAGCGGGTGGCCGCCGCGCTGCGCGAGGAGGGCGTCGACCTGCGGATGGACGCGTCGCTCGACGCCGTCTCGGCCTCCGGCGACGCGATCGCGCTGCACGTCGGGGGCGAGGAGATCGTCGTCGACGAGTTCCTGGTCGCCACCGGGCGCCGGCCGAACACCGCAGACGTGGGCGTCGAGACCGTGGGGCTGGAGGCCGGCGAGCCGCTCGACGTCGACGACTCCGGGCTCGTTCGGGGCGTCGACGGCGGCTGGCTCTACGCCGCGGGCGACGTCACCGGCCGCGCACCGCTGACCCACCAGGGCAAGTACGCGGCGCGGATCGTCGGCGCGGTGATCGGGGCGAAGGCGGCCGGGAAGCCGGTCGACCCGACACCGTGGGGAGAGTACTGCGCCACCGCCGACCACGTCGCCGTGCCGCAAGTGGTGTTCACCGACCCCGAGGTCGCGTCCGTCGGCAGGACCGAGGCGCAGGCGCGCGAGGCCGGGCTCGACATCCGCGTGGTCGACATCCCGATCGCCGTCGGCGGGTCGTCGTTGCAGGCCGACGGCTACGACGGGGCGGCCCGCATGATCGTCGACGAGAGGCGCGGTGTGCTCGTCGGCGTGACGTTCGTGGGGCAGGACGTCGCGGAGCTGATCCACGCGGCGACGGTCGCGGTGGTCGGGGAGGTGCCGTTGCACCGGCTCTGGCACGCGGTGCCGGCCTACCCGACGATGAGCGAGGTGTGGTTGCGACTGCTGGAGGCGTACAGAGGTTAA
- a CDS encoding NAD(P)-binding oxidoreductase, with translation MHVVIAGGHGKIGLRLAALLAGRGDTVTAVVRNPDHRADVETAGATCAVVDLESAPVDELASHLQGADAVVFAAGAGPNSGVERKDTVDRAAAVLLADAAKQAGVTRYLLVSSTGVDADPDPGSGEVWVAYLAAKKAAEDAIRATDLAWTILRPGRLTDDPAVGTVLLASPPVDRADVTRDDTAAVLAALLDAPGTAGRVLELREGDVDVLEAVVAVTS, from the coding sequence GTGCATGTCGTCATCGCAGGTGGACACGGGAAGATCGGGTTGCGGCTCGCCGCACTGCTGGCCGGGCGGGGGGACACGGTCACGGCCGTGGTGCGCAACCCCGACCACCGGGCGGACGTGGAGACGGCCGGCGCGACCTGCGCCGTCGTCGACCTGGAGTCGGCTCCGGTCGACGAGCTCGCGTCGCATCTCCAGGGCGCCGACGCGGTCGTCTTCGCCGCGGGGGCCGGCCCGAACAGCGGGGTGGAGCGCAAGGACACGGTCGACCGCGCCGCGGCGGTCCTGCTCGCCGACGCCGCGAAGCAGGCCGGCGTGACCCGGTACCTGCTCGTCTCCTCCACCGGCGTCGACGCCGATCCCGACCCGGGCAGCGGCGAGGTCTGGGTCGCCTACCTGGCGGCGAAGAAGGCCGCGGAGGACGCGATCCGCGCCACCGACCTGGCCTGGACGATCCTGCGCCCCGGCCGGCTCACCGACGACCCCGCCGTCGGTACCGTGCTGCTCGCGTCTCCTCCGGTCGATCGCGCCGACGTCACCCGGGACGACACCGCGGCCGTGCTCGCGGCCCTGCTCGACGCCCCCGGCACCGCGGGCCGGGTGCTCGAGCTGCGCGAGGGCGACGTCGACGTGCTCGAGGCCGTCGTCGCGGTCACCTCGTGA
- a CDS encoding DUF4442 domain-containing protein gives MTTDTSWVGPALTQTVHWVRTVGITFGETTAQRAVAHLPDAPDLHNHVGGPHAAMIFGLGETASGAVGLAAFGAVLERATPLVVRSDIAYSRLATGPLTAVAVLDRPAADVLAELDAGVRPEFTVSVTITDADDRETTRMTVVWTLRPNR, from the coding sequence ATGACGACGGACACCAGCTGGGTCGGCCCCGCGCTGACCCAGACCGTGCACTGGGTGCGCACGGTCGGGATCACCTTCGGCGAGACCACGGCGCAGCGCGCCGTCGCCCACCTCCCCGACGCCCCCGACCTGCACAACCACGTCGGCGGACCGCACGCCGCAATGATCTTCGGGCTGGGGGAGACGGCGTCCGGCGCCGTCGGGCTGGCCGCGTTCGGAGCGGTGCTGGAGCGCGCCACACCGCTCGTCGTGCGCTCCGACATCGCCTACTCGCGGCTCGCGACGGGCCCGCTCACGGCGGTGGCCGTCCTCGACCGCCCGGCCGCCGACGTGCTCGCCGAGCTCGATGCAGGCGTCCGTCCGGAGTTCACGGTGAGCGTGACGATCACCGACGCCGACGACCGCGAGACGACCCGTATGACGGTGGTGTGGACGCTGCGCCCGAACCGCTGA
- a CDS encoding NAD(P)-dependent alcohol dehydrogenase: protein MKAVRVHAYHEDPKIDDIPEPTIQGPLDVIIKVGGAGVCRTDLHIINGDWAEAQNPNLPYVIGHENAGWVHEIGTGVTNVAVGDTVILHPQPSCGLCLACRRGRDMQCEAAFFPGLSNNDGGMAEYLRTTARACIKLDAGTNPADVAALADAGITAYHAVRKAAGGLFPGTTAVVQGAGGLGHIGIQSLVAITSARIIVVDRNPDALALAKQLGADETVLADGNQVQAVKDLTNGLGGDVVFDFVAEQGAELDAWQMTAPAGSQYILGYGGEFRAPTLDFVGGEKNVIGNIVGTYSDLSELMVLAQAGKVTLHTKQYPLEAALDALHDLDAGRVRGRAILVP from the coding sequence GTGAAGGCCGTTCGGGTACACGCGTACCACGAGGATCCGAAGATCGACGACATTCCGGAGCCCACGATCCAGGGGCCGCTCGATGTGATCATCAAGGTCGGTGGCGCCGGCGTCTGCCGCACCGACCTGCACATCATCAACGGCGACTGGGCCGAGGCCCAGAACCCGAACCTGCCCTACGTCATCGGCCACGAGAACGCGGGCTGGGTCCACGAGATCGGGACGGGCGTCACCAACGTCGCCGTCGGCGACACCGTGATCCTGCACCCGCAGCCCTCGTGCGGGCTGTGCCTGGCCTGCCGACGTGGCCGCGACATGCAGTGCGAGGCCGCGTTCTTCCCCGGCCTCTCGAACAACGACGGCGGCATGGCGGAGTACCTGCGCACCACCGCCCGCGCCTGCATCAAGCTCGACGCGGGCACCAACCCGGCCGACGTCGCCGCCCTGGCCGACGCCGGCATCACCGCCTACCACGCGGTGCGCAAGGCCGCGGGCGGCCTGTTCCCCGGCACCACCGCCGTGGTCCAGGGCGCGGGCGGGCTGGGCCACATCGGCATCCAGTCCCTCGTCGCGATCACCAGCGCGCGGATCATCGTGGTCGACCGCAACCCCGATGCTCTCGCGCTGGCCAAGCAGCTCGGCGCCGACGAGACGGTGCTGGCCGACGGCAACCAGGTCCAGGCCGTCAAGGACCTGACCAACGGCCTCGGCGGTGACGTGGTCTTCGACTTCGTCGCCGAGCAGGGTGCCGAGCTCGACGCCTGGCAGATGACCGCCCCGGCCGGATCGCAGTACATCCTCGGCTACGGCGGCGAGTTCAGGGCCCCCACGCTCGACTTCGTCGGCGGCGAGAAGAACGTCATCGGCAACATCGTCGGCACCTACTCCGACCTCTCCGAGCTGATGGTCCTCGCGCAGGCCGGCAAGGTCACGCTGCACACCAAGCAGTACCCGCTGGAAGCGGCGCTCGACGCCCTCCACGATCTCGATGCCGGTCGGGTCCGCGGCCGCGCAATCCTCGTTCCGTAA
- a CDS encoding amidohydrolase family protein: protein MYEKDGEKYFVVDSHSHFWDASRENWREGREEFAKGWIDCFYGYHQLGPPETHWDYEKYLKVTPEDFKRDMYEEGHVDVAIFQSTYLKEWYTEGFNTVDQNAALLEELGDKVIVNGRFDPRDGAEGLKQLEADAKKYNLKGCKLYTAEWNGDSRGYKLTDPACYDFLQAAQDLGIKNIHAHKGPTIWPLNKDAFSADDVDQCATDHQGLNFIIEHAAIPRIDDFCFMAVQEPNVYAGLSVVVGGLMHARPKFFAKVMGELLFWVGEDRMTFGGDYNIWTPKWQVEGLVDWQMPDDPAFSDYPRMTTASRKKILGLNAARLYDIPVPAELQLPTDDPAQPGEQLVDA, encoded by the coding sequence ATGTACGAAAAAGATGGCGAGAAGTACTTCGTAGTCGACTCCCACTCCCACTTCTGGGACGCGAGCCGCGAGAACTGGCGCGAAGGTCGCGAGGAGTTCGCGAAGGGCTGGATCGACTGCTTCTACGGCTACCACCAGCTCGGCCCGCCCGAGACCCACTGGGACTACGAGAAGTACTTGAAGGTCACCCCCGAGGACTTCAAGCGGGACATGTACGAGGAGGGGCACGTCGACGTCGCGATCTTCCAGTCGACGTACCTCAAGGAGTGGTACACCGAGGGCTTCAACACGGTCGACCAGAACGCCGCGCTGCTCGAGGAGCTCGGTGACAAGGTCATCGTCAACGGGCGCTTCGACCCGCGCGACGGCGCCGAGGGCCTCAAGCAGCTCGAGGCGGACGCCAAGAAGTACAACCTCAAGGGCTGCAAGCTCTACACCGCGGAGTGGAACGGCGACTCGCGCGGCTACAAGCTGACCGACCCCGCGTGCTACGACTTCCTGCAGGCCGCGCAGGACCTGGGCATCAAGAACATCCACGCCCACAAGGGCCCGACGATCTGGCCGCTGAACAAGGACGCGTTCTCGGCCGACGACGTCGACCAGTGCGCCACCGACCACCAGGGCCTGAACTTCATCATCGAGCACGCGGCCATCCCGCGCATCGACGACTTCTGCTTCATGGCCGTCCAGGAGCCCAACGTCTACGCCGGCCTGTCCGTCGTCGTCGGTGGCCTCATGCACGCCCGCCCGAAGTTCTTCGCCAAGGTGATGGGCGAGCTGCTGTTCTGGGTCGGCGAGGACCGCATGACCTTCGGCGGCGACTACAACATCTGGACCCCCAAGTGGCAGGTCGAGGGCCTGGTCGACTGGCAGATGCCCGACGACCCGGCGTTCTCGGACTACCCGCGGATGACCACGGCGTCGCGCAAGAAGATCCTCGGCCTCAACGCCGCGCGGCTCTACGACATCCCGGTTCCCGCCGAGCTGCAGCTGCCGACCGACGACCCGGCGCAGCCCGGAGAGCAGCTGGTCGACGCATGA
- a CDS encoding iron-sulfur cluster assembly protein → MTATVDGVWRALETVMDPELDEPITDLEFVESHTVSDDGVATVVLRLPTFFCAPNFAFLMVADAYDAVMEVDGVRHAVVTLQENQTADAINKGVAAQSGFVKAFEGEATAELDELRTEFLSKAAIAGQDRVAQPLVDEGAHPDQLAAMVLGEVPPSVDLDRLRDRRRKVGLPAGDDAPLLMHADGSRVTTEQVPLHLRRARLRRVGIEANGHICRDIMQTKLAVGAP, encoded by the coding sequence ATGACCGCCACCGTCGACGGCGTCTGGCGGGCGTTGGAGACGGTGATGGACCCGGAACTCGACGAGCCCATCACGGACCTCGAGTTCGTCGAGTCCCACACCGTCTCCGACGACGGGGTCGCGACCGTGGTGCTGCGGCTCCCGACGTTCTTCTGCGCTCCGAACTTCGCCTTCCTCATGGTCGCCGACGCCTACGACGCGGTCATGGAGGTCGACGGGGTTCGGCACGCGGTGGTGACGTTGCAGGAGAACCAGACCGCGGACGCGATCAACAAGGGCGTCGCCGCCCAGTCCGGGTTCGTCAAGGCGTTCGAGGGGGAGGCCACCGCGGAGCTCGACGAGCTGCGCACGGAGTTCCTCTCGAAGGCCGCGATCGCCGGTCAGGACCGGGTCGCCCAACCTCTGGTCGACGAGGGGGCGCATCCGGACCAGCTCGCCGCCATGGTGCTGGGCGAGGTTCCACCGTCGGTGGACCTCGACCGGCTCCGTGACCGGCGGCGGAAGGTGGGTCTGCCGGCGGGCGACGACGCCCCGTTGCTCATGCACGCCGACGGGAGCCGGGTCACCACGGAACAGGTGCCGCTGCACCTGCGCCGGGCCCGGCTGCGACGGGTCGGCATCGAGGCCAACGGCCACATCTGTCGGGACATCATGCAGACCAAGTTGGCGGTCGGGGCTCCGTAG
- a CDS encoding haloacid dehalogenase type II translates to MDVRALVFDVFGTVVDWRSGVAAAVARLLGPEVDAGAFADAWRGHYLPSMDRVRRGKRPWTGLDGLHRASLDELLDEFGVPATPEDVRVELVHAWHRLDPWPDSVEGLHRLRSRFVVATLSNGNVSLLVDMARHGGLPWDTVLSAELFGHYKPDPEVYDGAARLLDVVPGQVLMVAAHLDDLAAARDRGMRTAYVHRPDEKGPDVAIADHDPAADVSVDSLVGLAERLGC, encoded by the coding sequence GTGGACGTGCGCGCACTGGTGTTCGACGTGTTCGGCACCGTGGTCGACTGGCGCTCGGGCGTGGCCGCGGCGGTCGCGCGACTACTGGGCCCCGAGGTCGACGCAGGCGCGTTCGCCGACGCCTGGCGCGGTCACTACCTGCCGTCGATGGACCGCGTCCGGCGAGGCAAGCGGCCGTGGACCGGGCTCGACGGCCTGCACCGCGCGTCCCTGGACGAGCTGCTCGACGAGTTCGGCGTGCCGGCCACCCCCGAGGACGTGCGCGTCGAGCTGGTCCACGCCTGGCACCGGCTGGACCCGTGGCCCGACTCCGTGGAGGGGCTCCACCGGCTGAGGTCGCGGTTCGTCGTCGCGACGCTGTCCAACGGCAACGTCTCGCTGCTCGTCGACATGGCCCGCCACGGCGGGCTGCCGTGGGACACGGTGCTGTCCGCGGAGCTGTTCGGGCACTACAAGCCCGACCCCGAGGTCTACGACGGCGCCGCCCGCCTGCTCGACGTCGTGCCGGGGCAGGTGCTGATGGTCGCCGCGCACCTCGACGACCTGGCGGCCGCGCGCGACCGCGGGATGCGCACGGCCTACGTGCACCGGCCCGACGAGAAGGGTCCCGATGTCGCGATCGCGGATCACGACCCGGCCGCCGACGTCTCCGTCGACTCACTCGTCGGCCTGGCCGAACGCCTCGGCTGCTGA
- a CDS encoding molybdopterin cofactor-binding domain-containing protein — MPAHSAGTTTRSESRDSGTGFMTVGRRKFLGYLVAAPTLVVVADVGRQAAWGGAQASAAALPSPPQTPELYEFVDAYRDACRPTNPLLAVEVKEDGRVAFALPRSDNGQGIITSFAMVIAEEMGIDPSDVDVTLADARPELIFNQLTGGSSSTYSLYTPVRVAAAIAKGALLDAAAAQLGQEKRLLETAGLTIVDTGGRAIGFGELSRLAAVPVTTAAEVILKDREEFTVLGKSRGKTDARAMVTGAKKFAMDLQPPDALPTVICRAPDLNGFPDGGPSNLDEVRNMPGITDVAPIGNGIAVRAQTFGQAIDGVNALEMNWKPGTVAGQSDEDIVEGLRRAELPLVTPPIPGKTLEQELVHYSRNGSALETNCAIVSVKDGKAEVWAPAKSPIAGQKIAAEKLGLAQNDVTFHVIPGGGSFGRRLFNDHIQEAAEAAKAIGKPVKLMWDRANDCRQGRVKPLCVTRVRAVVTDDAVASFELRYSGVNMEVDEGLTDVLSSQLIKAPGGNLGVSETFWEISVHTPYNFGVNTRLMVETNYGFNTGSTRNVYGPDTCTARELMIDRIAERLSKDPVDFRTEFVKTDRLRKVIERAANEADWGKSMPEGTAQGIGVHQEYKCATACVVEIDARPETVNRSIRSARTGPRVTKVTFVVDPGLLLNPLGFEAQVQGGINDGIANAMTAGLHLVDGSFVEASWDNYFYTRQWNTPPEVNVILIEDSEYPEPGGAGEVSVAATMSAVVNAFRRATGIEPEYTPVLHKEPFPEGFTQYPTSPPIPTSPTDGLDFTF; from the coding sequence ATGCCCGCTCACAGCGCAGGCACCACCACACGCTCCGAGTCACGTGACTCCGGCACCGGGTTCATGACGGTCGGCCGCCGGAAGTTCCTCGGCTACCTCGTCGCCGCGCCGACGCTCGTCGTCGTCGCCGACGTCGGCCGCCAGGCGGCCTGGGGCGGCGCACAGGCCAGCGCCGCCGCGCTGCCCTCGCCGCCGCAGACCCCCGAGCTCTACGAGTTCGTGGACGCGTACCGCGACGCCTGCCGCCCCACCAACCCCCTCCTCGCGGTCGAGGTCAAAGAGGACGGCCGGGTCGCGTTCGCGCTGCCCCGCTCGGACAACGGCCAGGGCATCATCACCTCCTTCGCGATGGTCATCGCCGAGGAGATGGGCATCGATCCGTCCGACGTCGACGTCACGCTGGCCGACGCCCGCCCCGAGCTGATCTTCAACCAGCTCACCGGTGGATCCAGCTCGACGTACTCCCTCTACACCCCGGTCCGGGTCGCCGCCGCGATCGCCAAGGGCGCGCTGCTCGACGCCGCCGCCGCGCAGCTCGGCCAGGAGAAGCGCCTGCTCGAGACCGCGGGCCTCACCATCGTCGACACGGGCGGCCGGGCCATCGGCTTCGGCGAGCTGAGCCGACTGGCGGCCGTGCCGGTCACCACGGCGGCCGAGGTCATCCTGAAGGACCGCGAGGAGTTCACGGTCCTGGGCAAGTCGCGGGGCAAGACCGACGCGCGCGCCATGGTGACCGGCGCGAAGAAGTTCGCCATGGACCTGCAGCCGCCGGACGCGCTGCCCACGGTGATCTGCCGGGCGCCCGACCTGAACGGCTTCCCCGACGGCGGGCCCTCGAACCTCGACGAGGTCCGCAACATGCCCGGCATCACCGACGTCGCGCCGATCGGCAACGGCATCGCCGTCCGGGCGCAGACGTTCGGCCAGGCCATCGACGGCGTGAACGCGCTCGAGATGAACTGGAAGCCCGGCACCGTCGCCGGCCAGAGCGACGAGGACATCGTCGAGGGGCTGCGCCGGGCCGAGCTGCCGCTGGTCACGCCGCCGATCCCCGGCAAGACCCTCGAGCAGGAGCTGGTGCACTACTCCCGCAACGGTTCCGCCCTCGAGACGAACTGCGCCATCGTCTCCGTCAAGGACGGCAAGGCCGAGGTCTGGGCCCCGGCGAAGAGCCCGATCGCCGGCCAGAAGATCGCCGCCGAGAAGCTCGGCCTCGCGCAGAACGACGTCACGTTCCACGTCATCCCGGGTGGTGGCTCGTTCGGCCGGCGGTTGTTCAACGACCACATCCAGGAGGCCGCCGAGGCCGCTAAGGCCATCGGCAAGCCGGTCAAGCTGATGTGGGACCGCGCCAACGACTGCCGGCAGGGCCGGGTGAAGCCGCTGTGCGTCACGCGGGTCCGCGCCGTCGTCACCGACGACGCGGTGGCGAGCTTCGAGCTCCGCTACTCCGGCGTCAACATGGAGGTCGACGAGGGGCTGACCGACGTGCTCTCGTCGCAGCTGATCAAGGCCCCGGGCGGGAACCTGGGGGTGTCCGAGACCTTCTGGGAGATCTCGGTGCACACGCCCTACAACTTCGGCGTGAACACCCGGCTCATGGTCGAGACGAACTACGGCTTCAACACCGGCTCGACCCGCAACGTGTACGGCCCGGACACCTGCACCGCCCGCGAGCTGATGATCGACCGGATCGCCGAGCGGCTGAGCAAGGACCCGGTCGACTTCCGCACCGAGTTCGTCAAGACCGACCGCCTGCGGAAGGTCATCGAGCGGGCGGCCAACGAGGCCGACTGGGGCAAGTCGATGCCGGAGGGCACCGCCCAGGGCATCGGCGTGCACCAGGAGTACAAGTGCGCCACGGCCTGCGTCGTGGAGATCGACGCCCGGCCCGAGACGGTGAACCGCAGCATCCGCTCGGCCCGCACCGGCCCGCGCGTCACCAAGGTGACCTTCGTCGTCGACCCCGGCCTGCTGCTCAACCCGCTCGGGTTCGAGGCACAGGTGCAGGGCGGGATCAACGACGGCATCGCCAACGCCATGACCGCCGGCCTGCACCTGGTCGATGGATCGTTCGTCGAGGCGAGCTGGGACAACTACTTCTACACCCGGCAGTGGAACACCCCGCCCGAGGTCAACGTGATCCTCATCGAGGACTCCGAGTACCCCGAGCCCGGTGGTGCCGGTGAGGTCTCGGTCGCCGCCACCATGTCGGCGGTCGTGAACGCCTTCCGGCGCGCCACCGGGATCGAGCCGGAGTACACCCCGGTCCTGCACAAGGAGCCGTTCCCGGAGGGCTTCACGCAGTACCCGACCTCCCCGCCGATCCCGACCTCGCCGACCGACGGCCTCGACTTCACCTTCTGA
- a CDS encoding (2Fe-2S)-binding protein codes for MPTQTFNLNGEQVTVEVEDDVRLLWVIRDILGVTGPKYGCGINVCKACTSHINGKAFNPCSVPVGEISADDEITTIEGLADTVDADLHPMQEAWIDKDVAQCGYCQPGQIMAAVAKVRQCADEGRKLDDAAIEEIRNICRCGTYNRIREAIYAGAENM; via the coding sequence ATGCCCACACAGACTTTCAACCTGAACGGTGAGCAGGTCACCGTCGAGGTCGAGGACGACGTCCGCCTGCTCTGGGTGATCCGCGACATCCTCGGCGTCACCGGCCCCAAGTACGGCTGCGGCATCAACGTCTGCAAGGCCTGCACCAGCCACATCAACGGCAAGGCCTTCAACCCCTGCAGCGTCCCCGTCGGCGAGATCTCCGCCGACGACGAGATCACCACCATCGAAGGCCTCGCCGACACCGTCGACGCCGACCTGCACCCCATGCAGGAAGCCTGGATCGACAAGGACGTCGCCCAGTGCGGCTACTGCCAGCCCGGCCAGATCATGGCCGCCGTCGCCAAGGTCCGCCAGTGCGCCGACGAAGGCCGCAAGCTCGACGACGCCGCCATCGAGGAGATCCGCAACATCTGCCGCTGCGGCACCTACAACCGCATCCGCGAGGCGATCTACGCCGGCGCCGAGAACATGTGA